In Asanoa sp. WMMD1127, one genomic interval encodes:
- a CDS encoding sensor domain-containing diguanylate cyclase, with amino-acid sequence MGSGRAVGWYTGWIGLLTAVYLVVRVPIADAALWGVIALSGVVAMALGIVRNRPARRRPWLVLTAGTLLLGVGDTTSLVLRAVGAPRDIQPLALDAVYFVMFCAYVVGLLALSRSGVRERDRAGLLDAVTLTIGVGLFVWLFLAAPRLDAANDSAVDIVGAGAYPIGILLLVAFTVRLGWRRPSAALLSAGIYALAIGEFIYLTKLLDGRSSTASGVDVFWSLFYVAWGAAALHPSMARLGLRREGSEASNGPQRLALLSSCALVPSGLLIGMAVSHHVRDLIVVGVGGALMGAMVLVRLFLVLRQQRQALARERQVRRAGARMLAATTTGELEAVVRDTVAHLMPSVPHRAVLSVDDPPAPAAYPAVRRFPLVANESDRQALGTLLVAGPRQALQRVEGALEILAVQTALALTRARLTEQIAQRDAEVYFRTLVQHSSDLIVIIDERGTIRYSSPSAGQALGPRAAEGRQLIDVVCADERATAGQVLARLTGGEAVPDHFEWTVRGAAGAPVRVSASWQDLRDDPTVGGFVLTLRDVTEQRRLEAELRYRADHDPLTGLANRATFNEEADRAQLGDALAAVLFVDLDDFKEINDTRGHLAGDQVLQELAARLAAAVGEGDLPARLGGDEFAVLMRDAGDVSRVDDLARTVVRELSRPMALGRDRVDVSCSVGAATTLDSAPGCLMRDADRALYLAKQDGKRQWRRHRRARTGVRG; translated from the coding sequence GTGGGGTCGGGCAGGGCAGTCGGCTGGTACACCGGGTGGATCGGGCTCCTGACTGCCGTCTACCTCGTGGTCCGGGTGCCGATCGCGGACGCGGCGCTGTGGGGAGTGATCGCCCTCAGCGGCGTCGTCGCCATGGCGCTCGGCATCGTCCGCAACCGCCCCGCCCGGCGCAGACCGTGGTTGGTGCTGACCGCCGGCACGCTGCTGCTCGGCGTGGGCGACACGACCTCGCTCGTCCTGCGGGCCGTGGGCGCGCCGCGGGACATACAGCCGCTCGCTCTCGACGCCGTTTACTTCGTCATGTTCTGCGCCTATGTGGTCGGGCTGTTGGCCCTGTCGCGGTCCGGCGTACGCGAGCGCGACCGGGCCGGGCTGCTCGACGCCGTGACGTTGACGATCGGCGTGGGGCTGTTCGTGTGGCTCTTCCTCGCCGCGCCGCGGCTCGACGCGGCCAACGATTCCGCCGTGGACATCGTGGGCGCCGGCGCTTACCCGATCGGGATCCTGCTGCTCGTCGCCTTCACCGTGCGGCTGGGGTGGCGGCGGCCGTCGGCGGCGCTGCTCAGCGCGGGCATCTACGCGCTGGCCATCGGCGAGTTCATCTACCTGACCAAGCTCCTCGACGGCCGGTCGAGCACCGCATCCGGGGTCGACGTGTTCTGGAGCCTGTTCTACGTCGCGTGGGGCGCGGCGGCGCTGCATCCGTCGATGGCCAGGCTCGGCCTGCGGCGGGAGGGGAGCGAGGCCAGCAACGGCCCGCAGCGGCTGGCCCTGCTGTCGTCGTGCGCCCTGGTGCCGAGCGGCCTGCTCATCGGCATGGCCGTCAGCCACCACGTGCGTGACCTGATCGTCGTCGGCGTCGGTGGCGCGTTGATGGGCGCCATGGTGCTGGTCCGCCTGTTCCTGGTGCTCCGACAGCAGCGCCAGGCGCTGGCCCGTGAGCGGCAGGTGCGCCGGGCGGGCGCCCGCATGCTGGCCGCGACGACGACCGGTGAGCTCGAAGCCGTCGTACGCGACACCGTCGCGCACCTGATGCCGTCGGTGCCGCACCGGGCGGTGCTCTCGGTGGACGACCCGCCGGCCCCGGCCGCGTACCCCGCGGTGCGGCGTTTTCCGCTCGTGGCCAACGAGTCCGATCGGCAGGCGCTCGGCACGCTGCTCGTCGCCGGGCCCCGGCAGGCGCTCCAGCGGGTCGAGGGCGCGCTCGAGATCCTCGCCGTGCAGACGGCGCTCGCGCTCACCCGGGCCCGCCTCACGGAGCAGATCGCCCAGCGCGACGCCGAGGTCTATTTCCGGACCCTGGTGCAGCACTCCTCCGACCTCATCGTGATCATCGACGAGCGCGGGACCATCCGGTACAGCAGCCCGTCGGCCGGCCAGGCGCTCGGACCGCGTGCCGCCGAGGGCCGCCAGCTCATCGACGTGGTGTGCGCCGACGAGCGCGCCACAGCCGGCCAGGTGCTCGCCCGGCTGACCGGCGGCGAGGCGGTGCCCGACCACTTCGAGTGGACGGTGCGGGGTGCGGCCGGCGCGCCGGTCCGCGTGTCGGCGTCCTGGCAGGACCTCCGCGACGACCCGACCGTCGGCGGGTTCGTGCTCACGCTCCGCGACGTCACCGAGCAGCGGCGGCTGGAGGCGGAGCTGCGCTACCGGGCCGACCACGACCCGCTGACCGGCCTGGCCAACCGCGCGACGTTCAACGAGGAGGCCGACCGCGCCCAGCTGGGCGACGCGCTCGCCGCCGTGCTCTTCGTCGACCTCGACGACTTCAAGGAGATCAACGACACCCGCGGCCACCTGGCCGGTGACCAGGTGCTGCAGGAGCTCGCCGCCCGCCTCGCCGCCGCCGTGGGCGAGGGCGACCTGCCGGCCCGCCTGGGCGGCGACGAGTTCGCGGTGCTGATGCGCGACGCCGGCGACGTGAGCCGGGTCGACGACCTGGCCCGCACGGTGGTACGCGAGCTAAGCCGGCCGATGGCCCTCGGCCGCGACCGGGTCGACGTGTCGTGCAGCGTGGGCGCCGCGACCACGCTCGACAGCGCCCCGGGCTGCCTGATGCGGGACGCGGACCGCGCCCTCTACCTGGCCAAGCAGGACGGCAAGCGCCAGTGGCGGCGGCACCGGCGAGCGCGGACCGGCGTTCGCGGGTGA
- a CDS encoding DoxX family protein encodes MFVLVVLCSLALALALAASAVRKARSARTSVALRDRLGVPPAVWSGVAVPEAVAAAGLVAGLCFPPLGIAAAAGVVLLMAAAVLVHLGAGVRGVALAPPVGVSALAVLVVVLHLANT; translated from the coding sequence ATGTTCGTCCTCGTGGTCCTGTGCTCGCTGGCGCTCGCGCTCGCGCTGGCGGCGTCCGCCGTGCGCAAGGCCCGCTCCGCCCGGACGTCGGTGGCGCTGCGTGACCGGCTCGGCGTACCGCCGGCGGTGTGGTCGGGTGTCGCCGTCCCAGAGGCTGTCGCGGCCGCCGGCCTCGTCGCCGGGCTGTGCTTCCCGCCGCTGGGCATCGCCGCGGCGGCCGGGGTCGTGCTGCTGATGGCCGCGGCGGTGCTGGTCCACCTCGGCGCCGGCGTGCGGGGGGTGGCGCTGGCCCCGCCGGTCGGCGTGTCCGCGCTCGCGGTCCTGGTCGTGGTGCTGCACCTGGCCAACACCTGA
- a CDS encoding GntR family transcriptional regulator translates to MRVNKPTLSENIRDGLVELIVSGRLTPGERLIETKIAADFGTSQAPVREALRELEGLGLVESRPRRGRIVVPFVEQTIREAYVVRAALEEAATRLAMLNQRLPLDAMRGDVADMRRSASADDVRGMGLASTRFHRRVVVASSNRLLERAWEALQIEARTAIALVVTKPQLTDVADEHAALLDILATGDVEAACLHTRAHQWAYADLPHDMHGAARTVRFP, encoded by the coding sequence ATGCGGGTCAACAAGCCGACGCTCAGCGAGAACATCCGCGATGGGCTGGTCGAGCTGATCGTCTCGGGGCGGCTCACGCCCGGCGAGCGGCTGATCGAGACGAAGATCGCCGCGGACTTCGGCACGAGCCAGGCCCCCGTCCGCGAGGCCCTCCGGGAGCTCGAAGGCCTCGGCCTGGTCGAGAGCCGCCCCCGCCGCGGCCGGATCGTGGTGCCGTTCGTCGAACAGACGATCCGCGAGGCGTACGTGGTCCGCGCGGCCCTGGAAGAGGCGGCGACCCGGCTGGCGATGCTCAACCAGCGCCTCCCCCTCGACGCGATGCGGGGCGACGTGGCGGACATGCGGCGTTCGGCGTCAGCCGACGACGTCCGAGGCATGGGGCTGGCCAGCACGCGCTTCCACCGCCGGGTGGTCGTGGCCAGCAGCAACCGCCTCCTGGAACGGGCGTGGGAGGCGCTGCAGATCGAGGCCCGCACGGCGATCGCCCTGGTCGTCACGAAGCCGCAACTGACGGACGTCGCCGACGAGCACGCCGCGCTGTTGGACATCCTTGCCACGGGCGACGTGGAGGCGGCCTGCCTGCACACCCGCGCCCACCAGTGGGCCTATGCCGACCTCCCCCACGACATGCACGGCGCCGCCCGCACGGTCCGCTTCCCGTAG
- a CDS encoding FAD binding domain-containing protein has translation MLTEVHVPADVTTAVGLIAAGGKALGGGTSLLPWLNDYASPPTELVSLRRAGLGEIHLVGDTVTIGAAATLAQVEHDPRLDFLNPVVRSIASVPVRNLATVGGNLFAHQPHGDLAVALVALDARATVRSRDGAREAPVDELTAGHGLVTAVTFAKPAPGTFRYLKASRRVWNSASIVTVAATITETAGSVTLARVALGGVAPTVVRAPAVEAALTGQPLTAETVAAAAERGLADIAPADDAYASAWYRTRVFPVHLRRALLGH, from the coding sequence ATGCTGACCGAGGTTCATGTCCCTGCCGACGTAACCACCGCGGTGGGCCTCATCGCCGCAGGTGGCAAGGCCCTGGGTGGCGGCACGAGCCTGCTGCCGTGGCTCAACGACTACGCCTCGCCGCCTACCGAGCTCGTCAGCCTGCGCCGCGCCGGGCTGGGGGAGATCCACCTCGTCGGCGACACGGTGACGATCGGCGCCGCGGCGACGCTGGCCCAGGTCGAGCACGACCCGAGACTCGACTTCCTCAACCCGGTCGTACGCTCGATCGCCTCGGTCCCGGTCCGCAACCTCGCCACGGTCGGCGGCAACCTGTTCGCGCACCAGCCGCACGGCGACCTCGCCGTCGCCCTGGTCGCCCTCGACGCCCGCGCGACCGTGCGGAGCCGGGACGGCGCCCGTGAGGCGCCGGTCGACGAGCTGACGGCCGGCCACGGCCTCGTCACCGCGGTCACCTTCGCCAAGCCGGCCCCCGGCACCTTCCGCTACCTGAAGGCGTCCCGCCGCGTCTGGAACTCCGCGTCCATCGTCACGGTCGCCGCGACCATCACGGAAACGGCCGGCAGCGTCACGCTCGCCCGCGTCGCCCTCGGCGGCGTCGCCCCGACCGTCGTCCGCGCCCCCGCCGTCGAGGCCGCGCTCACCGGGCAGCCCCTCACCGCCGAGACCGTCGCCGCGGCCGCCGAGCGAGGGCTCGCCGACATCGCGCCGGCCGACGACGCCTACGCCTCCGCGTGGTACCGCACGCGCGTCTTCCCCGTCCACCTCCGCCGAGCCCTGCTCGGCCACTGA
- a CDS encoding (2Fe-2S)-binding protein: protein MPVRIVNLKVNGVEQALMVKPDTTLLLALRERLGLTGAKRGCAQGACGSCTVLLDGAPVVSCLVPAVTVDGADVATVEGLADGPRLSDVQQAFLDGFATQCGFCTPGMIMSAEALLARNPDPTRDEVNEAISGNVCRCTGYAPIVDAILDAAQRRRARTQTEATS from the coding sequence ATGCCGGTGCGGATCGTCAATCTCAAAGTCAACGGCGTCGAACAGGCCCTCATGGTCAAGCCGGACACGACGCTGCTGCTCGCCCTGCGGGAGCGGCTCGGCCTGACGGGCGCCAAGCGCGGGTGCGCGCAGGGCGCCTGCGGCTCGTGCACCGTCCTGCTCGACGGGGCACCCGTCGTCTCCTGCCTCGTCCCCGCGGTCACGGTCGACGGCGCCGACGTCGCGACCGTCGAAGGGCTCGCCGACGGGCCGCGGCTCAGCGACGTCCAGCAGGCCTTCCTCGACGGCTTCGCCACGCAGTGCGGCTTCTGCACGCCCGGCATGATCATGTCGGCCGAGGCGCTGCTGGCCCGCAACCCGGACCCGACCCGGGACGAGGTCAACGAGGCGATCAGCGGCAACGTCTGCCGGTGCACCGGCTACGCACCCATCGTCGACGCCATCCTCGACGCCGCCCAGCGGCGCCGCGCCCGCACGCAGACGGAGGCGACGTCCTGA
- a CDS encoding molybdopterin cofactor-binding domain-containing protein, giving the protein MPKTNPIDPDYFKDERGTAPFSVIGTTVPRSDALGHVTGRTEYFEDRTFPNLAHLKIHRSPHHHARIDSVDCSDALQVPGVLRVITHQDVPANWYTVLRLIGIGPDDEPVLAEDRVLYKGEPIVAVVADSEAAALEGASRVKVTYTELPAVLDVEEALAPDAPIIKQSGTNYFVYEGHHARRIRFGDVEEGFAQADRIFDWRYSSAPIEHAPTETTGCIVVPQPSGRLLIHSNTQAAFFTLDNTALILDRAPTDLQVKGGTVGGGFGGKVDVMVEPLACIAATLTNRPVKFVYTREEEMQVSSPRAAERIYIKDGVMNDGRIVARKIMLYVDAGAYSRHSPYGATKAAAHLPGPYTIPHVYADTHCVYTNRTPSSAMRGFGVTIADFAIESQMDRVARELGLDPLEFRLINAYRDGDMKAHRKVASGTALIEVIQRAAELVGHELPESCRALSSSTPRGAGA; this is encoded by the coding sequence ATGCCCAAGACGAACCCGATCGACCCTGACTACTTCAAGGACGAGCGCGGCACCGCGCCGTTCTCCGTCATCGGCACCACCGTCCCGCGCTCCGACGCGCTCGGCCACGTCACCGGCCGCACCGAGTACTTCGAGGACCGGACCTTCCCCAACCTGGCCCACCTCAAGATCCACCGTTCGCCGCACCACCACGCCCGCATCGACAGCGTCGACTGCTCCGACGCGCTCCAGGTCCCCGGCGTGCTGCGCGTCATCACCCACCAGGACGTGCCGGCCAACTGGTACACGGTCCTGCGGCTCATCGGCATCGGCCCCGACGACGAACCGGTCCTGGCCGAGGACCGCGTGCTCTACAAGGGAGAGCCGATCGTCGCCGTGGTCGCCGACTCGGAGGCCGCCGCGCTCGAAGGCGCCAGCCGCGTCAAGGTGACCTACACCGAGCTGCCCGCCGTCCTCGACGTCGAGGAGGCGCTGGCCCCGGACGCCCCGATCATCAAGCAGTCCGGCACCAACTACTTCGTGTACGAAGGCCACCACGCCCGCCGGATCCGGTTCGGCGACGTGGAGGAGGGTTTCGCCCAGGCCGACCGCATCTTCGACTGGCGCTACAGCTCCGCCCCGATCGAGCACGCGCCGACCGAGACGACCGGCTGCATCGTCGTGCCGCAGCCCAGTGGCCGGCTGCTCATCCACAGCAACACCCAGGCCGCGTTCTTCACCCTCGACAACACCGCGCTGATCCTCGACCGGGCGCCGACCGACCTGCAGGTCAAGGGCGGCACCGTCGGCGGCGGCTTCGGCGGCAAGGTCGACGTGATGGTCGAGCCCCTCGCGTGCATCGCGGCCACGCTCACCAACCGGCCCGTGAAGTTCGTCTACACGCGCGAGGAGGAGATGCAGGTCTCGTCGCCCCGGGCGGCCGAGCGCATCTACATCAAGGACGGTGTCATGAACGACGGCCGGATCGTCGCGCGCAAGATCATGCTCTATGTGGACGCCGGCGCGTACTCCCGGCACTCGCCCTATGGCGCCACCAAGGCGGCCGCGCACCTGCCGGGGCCCTACACGATCCCGCACGTCTACGCCGACACCCACTGCGTCTACACCAACCGCACGCCGTCGAGCGCCATGCGCGGCTTCGGGGTCACCATCGCCGACTTCGCCATCGAGTCGCAAATGGACAGGGTGGCGCGGGAGCTGGGCCTGGACCCGCTGGAGTTCCGCCTGATCAACGCCTACCGCGACGGCGACATGAAGGCCCACCGCAAGGTCGCGTCCGGGACCGCGCTCATCGAGGTCATCCAGCGGGCGGCCGAGCTGGTCGGGCACGAGCTGCCGGAGAGCTGCCGCGCCCTGTCGTCGTCCACCCCGAGAGGAGCCGGAGCATGA
- a CDS encoding molybdopterin cofactor-binding domain-containing protein, protein MTLLRGRGYASVNYPTGMNLGGDPSQALIHATTMGGFVVSLSSVDLGQGLKTVVAQCAAETLGIPMDNVIIDTADTDTGPHCMGTFASRGTHRIGNAVIMAAREAREVMLQVAADELEVDAGDLETDGSGYVLVKGAPAKKIHISDVALAAHFKQGRTISGRGMYLKERSYPVPETGEMDPDSCQAHACTVAEVEVDDETGVVTVLRLWNTYEIGRALNPAMVAQQVEGGAWMGVSHAVFESTEPYYPASRAHGPVDFSEYLMPGPGESPAQTSVILERPSANGPFGAKGIGEMTANAPIPAIANAIFDACGVRLTTMPFTPESVLRGLDALRAETTP, encoded by the coding sequence ATGACCCTGCTGCGCGGCCGCGGCTACGCCTCGGTCAACTACCCCACGGGCATGAACCTCGGTGGCGACCCGTCCCAGGCGCTCATCCACGCCACCACCATGGGCGGCTTCGTGGTCAGCCTGTCCTCGGTCGACCTCGGCCAGGGTCTCAAGACCGTCGTCGCCCAGTGCGCGGCCGAGACCCTGGGCATCCCGATGGACAACGTCATCATCGACACCGCCGACACCGACACCGGACCACACTGCATGGGTACGTTCGCCAGCCGCGGCACCCACCGCATCGGCAACGCGGTCATCATGGCCGCCCGCGAGGCCCGTGAGGTGATGCTCCAGGTGGCGGCCGACGAGCTCGAGGTCGACGCCGGTGACCTGGAGACCGACGGCTCCGGCTACGTGCTGGTCAAGGGCGCCCCGGCGAAGAAGATCCACATCTCGGACGTCGCGCTGGCCGCCCACTTCAAGCAGGGCCGGACCATCTCCGGTCGCGGCATGTACCTCAAGGAGCGCAGCTACCCCGTCCCCGAGACCGGCGAGATGGACCCGGACTCGTGCCAGGCCCACGCCTGCACGGTGGCCGAGGTCGAGGTCGACGACGAGACCGGCGTGGTCACCGTGCTGCGCCTCTGGAACACCTACGAGATCGGCCGCGCCCTCAACCCCGCGATGGTCGCCCAACAGGTCGAGGGCGGCGCCTGGATGGGCGTCTCGCACGCCGTCTTCGAGTCGACCGAGCCCTACTACCCGGCGTCCCGGGCCCACGGACCGGTCGACTTCTCGGAATACCTGATGCCGGGCCCCGGCGAGAGCCCTGCCCAGACCAGCGTCATCCTGGAACGCCCGAGCGCCAACGGGCCGTTCGGCGCCAAGGGCATCGGCGAGATGACCGCCAACGCGCCGATCCCCGCGATCGCCAACGCCATCTTCGACGCCTGCGGCGTGCGCCTGACCACGATGCCGTTCACCCCGGAGTCCGTCCTGCGTGGACTCGACGCGCTGCGCGCCGAGACGACACCGTGA
- a CDS encoding MoxR family ATPase — MTLLDHETFSRQLRERNYFADDGLLTAIRLAIALERPLLLEGEPGVGKTQVAYVLADALARELIRVQCYEGIDVSQVLYEWDYLKQLLRLRSAEVEGGAVGDLYADEFVIERPLLRALRSAAGAVLLVDEIDRADSEFEAFLLEFLDSFQITIPELGTVTAAVPPLVVLTSNRTRELHDALKRRCLYHWIPFPDAARERAIVEAQTPGLPARSAERLVRSVNVIRSLGPMKRPGIAESIAWAQGSLALADEGADWDEALRASLGLLLKNEEDGALVAAHATEVFADDDR; from the coding sequence GTGACGCTGCTCGACCACGAGACGTTCAGCCGGCAGCTGCGCGAGCGGAACTACTTCGCCGACGACGGCCTGCTGACCGCCATCCGCCTGGCCATCGCCCTCGAGCGGCCGTTACTGCTGGAGGGCGAACCCGGCGTCGGCAAGACCCAGGTGGCGTACGTGCTGGCCGACGCGCTGGCCCGCGAGCTGATCCGGGTGCAGTGCTACGAGGGCATCGACGTGTCCCAGGTGCTCTACGAGTGGGACTACCTCAAACAGCTGCTGCGCCTGCGGTCCGCCGAGGTCGAGGGCGGCGCGGTCGGTGACCTCTACGCCGACGAGTTCGTCATCGAACGCCCGCTCCTGCGCGCCCTGCGCAGCGCCGCCGGCGCCGTGCTGCTCGTCGACGAGATCGACCGGGCCGACAGCGAGTTCGAGGCGTTCCTGCTCGAGTTCCTCGACAGCTTCCAGATCACCATCCCGGAGCTCGGCACCGTCACCGCCGCCGTGCCACCCCTGGTCGTGCTCACCTCCAACCGCACCCGCGAGCTGCACGACGCGCTCAAGCGCCGCTGCCTCTACCACTGGATTCCCTTCCCGGACGCCGCACGCGAGCGCGCCATCGTCGAGGCGCAGACGCCGGGCCTGCCCGCCCGCAGCGCCGAACGCCTCGTGCGGTCGGTCAACGTCATCCGCTCGCTGGGCCCGATGAAGCGCCCCGGCATCGCCGAGTCGATCGCCTGGGCGCAGGGTTCGCTCGCGCTGGCCGACGAGGGCGCGGACTGGGACGAGGCGCTGCGCGCGTCGCTGGGGCTGCTGCTCAAAAACGAGGAGGACGGCGCCCTCGTCGCCGCGCACGCCACCGAGGTCTTCGCCGATGACGACCGTTGA
- a CDS encoding VWA domain-containing protein, which produces MTTVDPRLVARTEDHLFRFLRALHDHGVRVPANKQTSFFAGIDALAPSTTGQLYWVGAATLVTSEPDLQVYEAVFQRFFGAAADALVVGDEPTAGDTEDEPTGTPGESPTDDLAVAEAGGAGLAAARVSPDRVRRFASTGPRAHDLMRQLGHELPHALPNTRSRRRQSGGARQRLDLRAVFLDSRRTYGEITRLHWRHRPPRPRRVLVLVDVSGSMKQHSADYLRFAHAVVATCPRAEVFTFGTRLTRVTAALRRSDVDEALAGLAQLVLDADGGTLIGPSLRAFLDNTHHTAMARGALVLVLSDGLERGDATAMVAAVRRLSLLGHRLCWWSPLACDPGYRPVTRGMAAVLGHLDALTGVQDLDTALTAVRAKFATQRRGGHG; this is translated from the coding sequence ATGACGACCGTTGACCCACGACTCGTCGCGCGCACCGAGGACCACCTCTTCCGGTTCCTGCGGGCCCTGCACGACCACGGCGTACGCGTCCCCGCCAACAAGCAAACGTCGTTCTTCGCGGGCATCGACGCGCTGGCGCCGTCCACCACGGGCCAGCTCTACTGGGTCGGCGCCGCGACGCTGGTCACCTCGGAACCCGACCTCCAGGTCTACGAGGCGGTGTTCCAGCGGTTCTTCGGCGCGGCGGCCGACGCGCTGGTGGTCGGTGACGAGCCCACGGCCGGCGACACGGAGGACGAGCCCACCGGCACGCCGGGGGAGAGCCCGACCGACGACCTGGCCGTCGCGGAGGCCGGCGGGGCCGGGCTGGCAGCCGCCCGGGTCAGTCCCGACCGCGTCCGCCGGTTCGCGTCCACCGGGCCCCGGGCGCACGACCTGATGCGGCAGCTCGGCCACGAGCTCCCGCACGCGCTGCCGAACACCCGGTCCCGGCGTCGCCAGTCCGGCGGCGCCCGCCAACGCCTCGACCTGCGGGCCGTGTTCCTCGACTCCCGGCGCACCTACGGCGAGATCACCCGGCTGCACTGGCGCCACCGGCCGCCGCGCCCGCGCCGGGTGCTCGTACTCGTCGACGTCTCGGGTTCGATGAAGCAGCACAGCGCCGACTATCTCCGCTTCGCGCACGCGGTGGTCGCGACCTGTCCCCGGGCCGAGGTCTTCACCTTCGGCACCCGGCTGACCCGGGTCACGGCGGCGCTGAGACGGTCCGATGTGGACGAGGCGTTGGCCGGGCTGGCGCAGCTCGTGCTCGACGCCGACGGCGGCACGCTGATCGGCCCGAGCCTGCGGGCGTTCCTCGACAACACGCACCACACGGCGATGGCCCGCGGCGCCCTCGTGCTCGTGCTCTCCGACGGCCTCGAACGCGGCGACGCCACCGCGATGGTCGCCGCCGTCCGCCGGCTGTCGCTGCTCGGCCACCGGCTCTGCTGGTGGTCGCCGCTCGCCTGTGACCCCGGCTACCGGCCGGTGACCCGCGGCATGGCGGCCGTGCTCGGCCACCTCGACGCGCTCACCGGCGTCCAGGACCTCGACACCGCGCTCACCGCGGTCCGCGCGAAGTTCGCGACACAGCGAAGGGGAGGACATGGCTGA
- a CDS encoding amidohydrolase family protein: MADYAGDIVDAHHHVWRQADMPWLSGPMVPRIFGPYEPIRRDYLIDEYVADARSAGIGASVYVQPNWPLDRVVDEVRWIADLHERTGWPMAMVACADLFAPEAVEVMRAQQAISPLVVGVRLQLHWHERPEFRFAEGPDRMKDPVFNDNIAALRDLGWLFELQVFAGQMPDAAAFVADHPEVQFVLVHAGMLVDRTDADEVAQWRAGLRSLAAHSHVAVKLTGQGTFVHRVDADLNRFVADEVLGEFGADRAMFGTNLPVEKLWTTAAELTDAWRQALRHRTADEQADVFSRTARRVYRLDDPATHER, encoded by the coding sequence ATGGCTGACTACGCGGGCGACATCGTCGACGCCCACCACCACGTCTGGCGGCAGGCCGACATGCCGTGGCTGTCCGGGCCGATGGTGCCGCGCATCTTCGGCCCCTACGAGCCGATCCGGCGTGACTACCTCATCGACGAGTACGTCGCGGACGCACGGTCGGCCGGCATCGGCGCCTCGGTCTACGTGCAGCCGAACTGGCCGCTGGACCGCGTGGTCGACGAGGTCCGCTGGATCGCCGACCTGCACGAGCGCACCGGCTGGCCGATGGCGATGGTGGCCTGCGCCGACCTGTTCGCACCGGAGGCCGTCGAGGTCATGCGGGCCCAGCAGGCGATCAGCCCCCTCGTCGTCGGCGTCCGCCTCCAGCTGCACTGGCACGAACGCCCCGAGTTCCGCTTCGCCGAAGGCCCGGACCGGATGAAGGACCCGGTGTTCAACGACAACATCGCGGCGCTGCGCGACCTCGGCTGGCTCTTCGAGCTCCAGGTCTTCGCCGGCCAGATGCCCGACGCCGCCGCGTTCGTCGCCGACCACCCCGAGGTCCAGTTCGTGCTCGTCCACGCGGGAATGCTCGTCGACCGCACCGACGCCGACGAGGTCGCGCAGTGGCGGGCGGGGCTGCGGTCACTGGCCGCCCATTCCCACGTCGCCGTCAAGCTGACCGGCCAGGGCACCTTCGTGCACCGCGTCGACGCCGACCTCAACCGGTTCGTCGCCGACGAGGTGCTCGGCGAGTTCGGCGCCGACCGGGCGATGTTCGGCACGAACCTCCCGGTCGAGAAGCTGTGGACGACGGCGGCCGAGCTGACCGACGCGTGGCGGCAGGCCCTGCGCCACCGCACCGCCGACGAACAGGCCGACGTGTTCTCCCGCACCGCCCGGCGGGTCTACCGCCTCGACGACCCCGCAACCCACGAAAGGTGA
- a CDS encoding YciI family protein: MAHFLLTYGYNDTPLRAERRPDHLEHLAKLKADGALLLAGPLADLSGGVIVLVADDLAAAQALVEQDPYTRHDVTKDRQLQEWKITVGLPA, from the coding sequence ATGGCCCACTTCCTCCTGACGTACGGCTACAACGACACCCCGCTGCGCGCCGAGCGCCGCCCCGACCACCTGGAGCACCTCGCCAAGCTCAAGGCCGACGGCGCGCTCCTGCTCGCGGGCCCCCTCGCCGACCTCAGCGGCGGCGTCATCGTGCTGGTCGCCGACGACCTGGCGGCGGCGCAGGCGCTGGTGGAGCAGGACCCCTACACCCGGCACGACGTGACCAAGGACCGGCAGCTCCAGGAGTGGAAGATCACCGTCGGCCTGCCCGCCTGA